Proteins from one Gossypium raimondii isolate GPD5lz chromosome 8, ASM2569854v1, whole genome shotgun sequence genomic window:
- the LOC105790507 gene encoding probable sodium/metabolite cotransporter BASS3, chloroplastic isoform X1 — protein sequence MTSITPFLSLAVPTWKQLSICSKQVTPCCYSRIGSIPCRRKGGVDVGRKGNGRRLLVFACSTTPYVRGIGSQRVSIGNKTDGGATKGDLSRALSAMLPFVVAATAVASLVQPSTFTWVSKELYAPALGGIMLSIGIKLSLDDFALAVKRPLPLSVGLIVQYMLKPGLGVLIAKAFGMSPMFYAGFILTSCVAGAQLSSYASFLSKGDVAVSILLTSFTTIASVLLTPLLTGLLIGSVVPVDAVMMSKSILQVVLVPVALGLVLNTYAKPIVTILRPVMPFVAMICTSLCIGSPLALNQSQILSKDGLQLVLPVLAFHAVAFAIGYWILKIPAFRQREEVCRTVSLCGGMQSSTMAGLLAIQFLGGCSQAVPAACSVIAMAIMGLSLASFWGSGYRLRDLPSLLSPQTGPAVQEAQ from the exons ATGACGTCGATCactccttttctttctctcgCAGTCCCCACATGGAAGCAGCTCTCAATCTGTTCGAAACAAGTGACGCCGTGTTGTTATTCGAGAATTGGTTCGATTCCGTGTAGGAGGAAGGGTGGTGTCGACGTCGGCAGAAAAGGTAATGGACGAAGGTTGTTGGTATTCGCCTGTTCGACGACGCCGTACGTACGAGGAATTGGGTCGCAAAGGGTCTCGATTGGAAATAAGACAGATGGTGGGGCAACGAAAGGTGATTTGTCTCGGGCTTTGTCAGCGATGCTTCCTTTCGTCGTCGCTGCCACTGCTGTTGCTTCTCTTGTTCAACCCTCCACTTTCACTTG GGTATCTAAGGAATTATATGCTCCTGCTCTTGGTGGGATTATGTTGTCAATTGGAATTAAGCTTTCCTTGGATGATTTTGCACTTGCAGTCAAAAG ACCATTACCACTATCTGTTGGACTTATCGTACAGTATATGCTCAAACCGGGTCTCGGGGTTCTAATTGCAAAGGCTTTCGGCATGTCTCCAATGTTTTATGCCGGTTTTATACTCACATCGTGTGTTGCAGGGGCTCAGTTGTCTAGCTATGCTAGCTTTTTAAGCAAAGGAGATGTTGCAGTGAGTATTCTTCTCACTAGCTTTACTACCATTGCATCGGTGCTCCTCACACCCCTTTTAACTGGCCTCCTCATTGGATCCGTTGTTCCAGTTGATGCAGTAATGATGTCGAAGTCAATTTTACAG GTGGTTCTTGTTCCGGTCGCACTTGGGCTTGTgcttaatacgtatgcaaaacCGATAGTTACTATCCTCCGACCTGTGATGCCTTTTGTTGCTATGATCTGCACATCCTTGTGCATCGGTAGTCCTCTTGCACTGAATCAGAGTCAAATTCTATCAAAAGATGGCCTCCAATTGGTTCTTCCGGTTTTGGCGTTTCACGCTGTGGCATTCGCTATCGGATATTGGATCTTGAAGATTCCTGCTTTCAG GCAAAGAGAAGAAGTTTGCCGAACAGTATCGTTATGCGGTGGAATGCAAAGCTCGACAATGGCAGGGCTTCTGGCAATCCAGTTCCTAGGAGGTTGCAGTCAAGCAGTTCCAGCGGCATGCTCTGTCATAGCAATGGCTATTATGGGTCTTTCACTTGCCTCTTTCTGGGGCAGTGGTTACCGTCTTAGAGACTTACCGTCTTTACTTTCCCCACAAACCGGCCCTGCTGTTCAGGAGGCTCAATGA
- the LOC105790507 gene encoding probable sodium/metabolite cotransporter BASS3, chloroplastic isoform X2 → MTSITPFLSLAVPTRKQLSICSKQVTPCCCSRIGSILCGRKGGVDVGRKGNGRRLLVFACSTTPYIRGIGSQRVSIGNKTDGGASKGDLSQALSAMLPFVVAATAVASLVQPSTFTWVSKELYAPALGGIMLSIGIKLSLDDFALAVKRPLPLSVGLIVQYMLKPGLGVLIAKAFGMSPMFYAGFILTSCVAGAQLSSYASFLSKGDVAVSILLTSFTTIASVLLTPLLTGLLIGSVVPVDAVMMSKSILQVVLVPVALGLVLNTYAKPIVTILRPVMPFVAMICTSLCIGSPLALNQSQILSKDGLQLVLPVLAFHAVAFAIGYWILKIPAFRQREEVCRTVSLCGGMQSSTMAGLLAIQFLGGCSQAVPAACSVIAMAIMGLSLASFWGSGYRLRDLPSLLSPQTGPAVQEAQ, encoded by the exons ATGACGTCGATCACTCCCTTTCTTTCTCTCGCAGTCCCCACCAGGAAGCAGCTCTCAATCTGTTCGAAACAAGTGACGCCGTGTTGTTGTTCGAGAATTGGTTCGATTCTGTGCGGGAGGAAGGGTGGTGTCGACGTCGGCAGAAAAGGTAATGGACGAAGGTTGTTGGTATTCGCCTGTTCGACGACGCCGTACATACGAGGAATTGGATCTCAAAGGGTCTCGATTGGGAATAAGACAGATGGTGGGGCAAGCAAAGGTGATTTGTCTCAGGCTTTGTCGGCGATGCTTCCTTTCGTCGTCGCTGCTACTGCTGTTGCTTCTCTTGTTCAACCCTCCACTTTCACTTG GGTATCTAAGGAATTATATGCTCCTGCTCTTGGTGGGATTATGTTGTCAATTGGAATTAAGCTTTCCTTGGATGATTTTGCACTTGCAGTCAAAAG ACCATTACCACTATCTGTTGGACTTATCGTACAGTATATGCTCAAACCGGGTCTCGGGGTTCTAATTGCAAAGGCTTTCGGCATGTCTCCAATGTTTTATGCCGGTTTTATACTCACATCGTGTGTTGCAGGGGCTCAGTTGTCTAGCTATGCTAGCTTTTTAAGCAAAGGAGATGTTGCAGTGAGTATTCTTCTCACTAGCTTTACTACCATTGCATCGGTGCTCCTCACACCCCTTTTAACTGGCCTCCTCATTGGATCCGTTGTTCCAGTTGATGCAGTAATGATGTCGAAGTCAATTTTACAG GTGGTTCTTGTTCCGGTCGCACTTGGGCTTGTgcttaatacgtatgcaaaacCGATAGTTACTATCCTCCGACCTGTGATGCCTTTTGTTGCTATGATCTGCACATCCTTGTGCATCGGTAGTCCTCTTGCACTGAATCAGAGTCAAATTCTATCAAAAGATGGCCTCCAATTGGTTCTTCCGGTTTTGGCGTTTCACGCTGTGGCATTCGCTATCGGATATTGGATCTTGAAGATTCCTGCTTTCAG GCAAAGAGAAGAAGTTTGCCGAACAGTATCGTTATGCGGTGGAATGCAAAGCTCGACAATGGCAGGGCTTCTGGCAATCCAGTTCCTAGGAGGTTGCAGTCAAGCAGTTCCAGCGGCATGCTCTGTCATAGCAATGGCTATTATGGGTCTTTCACTTGCCTCTTTCTGGGGCAGTGGTTACCGTCTTAGAGACTTACCGTCTTTACTTTCCCCACAAACCGGCCCTGCTGTTCAGGAGGCTCAATGA
- the LOC128043130 gene encoding linoleate 9S-lipoxygenase 5-like, translated as MVETAGCCGLLQACCHRHDPQKYIIQGEFEIDRSPWFSLCASGLSVAVRLYSQNMDPTTRKGIESENAYIMGKELERKKHEVLKVPTKVIKFKLKFEVTQDFGIPRAFVVENRDKKHEFFLKSVTLHYIKHPNLEEQKFHFYCSSWVYPITKTGFKRIFFSDQLYLPKKTPEGLVELRKKELQKLQAPRPKGKWNPWDRIYDYDVYNNLGDPENGRLYDRPVLGGSTKFPYPRRLKTGHPNCQHDHSRESGPASCFQFYVPPDERMSYEKLQELKNNFVEALIRFLAPESTLPHLWDRECPDFVNRVAHFFVPKAAISKKDVRFIRSIIDFCRTLKLPSSHGGPSRSDPSEEQDIFEDIISFYADKEVEELDNSDKQRLEKLVPKEILNQVVATLALKRHDVSAQLPSIIAEDKFAWAEDKEFGRQMLAGANPVRIRKWKWQEADVSLLREIIEKMWEYDSESPKHGVLKEMKWNKQNWEALFKEKFNQPQWQDFYKALVNDRVFILDHQYLEKFLTMINGKGVCAYATRTILIAPDSLPVTLQPVGIELSLPGDSPRLVLPQDTLLWEFAKFHVASNDTAYHQLVSHWLQTHAVVEPFIIATRRQLSVMHPIHRLLDPHFKDTLHINALARAIFLNAGGILETLLFTGEYSMELSSHLYKEWRFDKQALPEDLLERGMAKPGVRDEVVSGPMEHVESDKSRNKAATGAEQKKFEVDAEVELVLEDYPYAKDGIEIWTAIETWVTEYCNVFYLNDNDVKEDEEIQEWWNEIKTRGHKDRTEGWYDINTFESLVKALTTLIWITSGLHAAVNFGQYGYGGWPPNRPMLLRKFLPRDGELGEMSYMEIMKFMEEMLPDKFQMKLAIAVMDLLSRHTSDEVNLGQTSPQKEDHKSIIQKKFEEFTKNLKAIERNIKERNKEYLLMNRWGDAKIPYKLLYPDTSKSMPPTSKEKRKHHPEKADINEMGIPNSISI; from the exons ATGGTAGAAACCGCGGGTTGTTGTGGATTACTACAAGCATGTTGCCATCGCCATGACCCTCAAAAATACATTATCCAAGGAGAATTTGAGATCGATCGCAGTCCTTGGTTCTCCCTCTGTGCCTCTGGATTATCTGTTGCTGTTCGGCTTTACAGCCAAAACATGGATCCAA CCACGAGAAAAGGGATTGAAAGTGAGAATGCATATATAATGGGGAAAGAGCTGGAAAGGAAAAAACATGAAGTCTTAAAGGTGCCCACGAAAGTgattaaattcaaattgaagTTCGAGGTGACGCAAGATTTCGGGATTCCAAGGGCTTTTGTTGTTGAAAACAGAGATAAGAAGCATGAGTTTTTCCTCAAATCCGTCACATTGCATTACATTAAGCATCCAAATCTGGAGGAACAGAAGTTTCATTTTTATTGCAGTTCTTGGGTTTACCCTATCACCAAAACCGGATTTAAACGGATTTTCTTCTCAgatcaa TTATATCTTCCGAAGAAAACGCCGGAGGGTTTAGTagaattgagaaaaaaagaacTTCAAAAATTGCAAGCCCCAAGACCGAAGGGTAAATGGAACCCATGGGATCGAATTTATGATTATGATGTCTATAACAATCTCGGAGATCCTGAAAATGGTCGACTGTATGATAGACCTGTGTTGGGTGGTTCCACTAAATTTCCATACCCACGTCGGTTGAAAACGGGCCATCCTAATTGCCAACACG ACCATTCAAGAGAGTCAGGACCAGCAAGCTGCTTCCAGTTTTATGTTCCACCCGATGAGCGAATGAGCTACGAAAAACTACAAGAACTGAAAAACAACTTCGTCGAGGCTCTTATTCGATTTCTTGCGCCGGAATCAACGCTCCCACACTTGTGGGATCGAGAATGTCCCGACTTCGTCAACAGAGTTGCACATTTCTTTGTACCCAAGGCAGCGATATCGAAGAAAGATGTTAGATTCATTCGATCCATAATAGATTTCTGTAGAACGCTAAAATTACCATCTTCTCATGGAGGTCCCAGCAGGTCAGATCCAAGTGAGGAACAAGACATATTTGAAGACATTATAAGCTTTTATGCAGACAAAGAAGTGGAAGAACTGGATAATTCGGACAAGCAGCGGCTAGAAAAATTGGTACCCAAGGAAATTCTTAACCAAGTTGTTGCCACTCTTGCTCTCAAAAGACATGATGTCAGTGCTCAATTGCCTTCAATTATAGCAG AGGATAAATTCGCTTGGGCTGAGGACAAGGAGTTTGGTCGCCAAATGCTTGCAGGAGCAAATCCTGTTCGAATCCGGAAGTGGAAGTGGCAG GAGGCGGATGTGTCACTTCTAAGGGAAATTATAGAGAAAATGTGGGAATATGATTCTGAGTCACCTAAACATGGTGTGCTAAAg GAAATGAAGTGGAACAAGCAGAATTGGGAAGCTTTGTTTAag GAAAAGTTTAACCAGCCGCAATGGCAAGATTTTTATAAg GCACTGGTAAACGATAGGGTATTCATCTTGGATCATCAGTACCTTGAGAAATTTCTGACAATGATAAATGGGAAAGGTGTTTGTGCTTACGCAACTCGAACAATACTAATAGCACCGGACTCATTGCCCGTAACGCTTCAACCAGTAGGAATAGAACTAAGCTTGCCTGGTGACTCTCCTAGATTGGTGCTTCCACAAGATACTCTCCTATGGGAGTTTGCAAAATTTCACGTTGCATCCAACGATACAGCTTACCACCAGTTAGTTAGCCATTG GTTGCAGACACATGCTGTTGTTGAGCCATTCATAATTGCCACAAGGAGACAGTTGAGCGTAATGCATCCAATCCATAGGCTATTGGATCCTCATTTCAAAGACACACTGCATATAAATGCATTGGCTCGAGCCATCTTCCTTAATGCTGGAGGGATTCTGGAGACTCTACTTTTTACTGGTGAATACTCCATGGAATTGTCTTCTCACTTGTATAAAGAATGGAGATTTGATAAGCAGGCTCTTCCTGAAGACCTTCTCGAAAG AGGTATGGCGAAACCCGGAGTCAGAGATGAGGTTGTGTCGGGACCAATGGAGCATGTCGAGAGCGACAAATCAAGAAACAAGGCGGCGACAGGTGCAGAACAGAAGAAGTTTGAGGTTGACGCTGAGGTGGAGCTGGTTTTAGAAGACTATCCCTATGCAAAAGATGGAATTGAGATATGGACCGCCATTGAAACATGGGTGACAGAATACTGCAATGTTTTCTATCTTAACGACAATGATGTGAAGGAAGATGAGGAAATCCAAGAATGGTGGAATGAAATCAAAACGAGAGGACATAAAGATCGAACGGAGGGATGGTACGACATTAATACATTCGAAAGCCTCGTAAAAGCTCTGACAACTCTCATATGGATCACTTCAGGATTGCATGCAGCAGTGAACTTCGGACAGTATGGATACGGGGGTTGGCCACCAAATCGTCCCATGTTATTGAGAAAATTCCTCCCAAGAGACGGAGAACTGGGAGAAATGAGCTATATGGAGATCATGAAGTTCATGGAGGAGATGTTGCCTGATAAGTTCCAAATGAAGTTGGCAATTGCGGTAATGGATCTTCTGTCACGACATACATCAGATGAGGTTAATTTGGGTCAAACATCACCCCAAAAAGAGGATCACAAGTCTATAATtcagaaaaagtttgaagaatTCACGAAAAACCTTAAAGCAATAGAGCGAAATATAAAGGAGAGGAATAAAGAATATCTTTTAATGAATAGGTGGGGAGATGCAAAGATTCCGTACAAGCTCTTGTACCCGGATACATCAAAATCCATGCCTCCAACGTCTAAGGAGAAAAGGAAACATCATCCTGAGAAGGCGGATATTAATGAAATGGGAATCCCTAATAgtatttccatttaa